The Deltaproteobacteria bacterium region CGCGTGGAGAAGGGTCCGCAGCGGGTGATGGAGGAGGTGATCGCCAACTTCGACGACTACCGTAAGGAGTTTGAGCGGTTGCTGCGCGAGGGGTCCGGTTTCCCGTTGAGCGTGGTCAAGCTGCTGGCGCCCATCCCGAGACCGAGTAAGTGCCTCGCCGCGTTCGTCAACTATCTGGATTCCCCCGAGCGCACGCCCGAGAGCCTCCCCATCGAGTTCTTCTACAAGGCGCCCGAGCTGCTGGGGCCGGAAGGAGCGGTGGAGTTGCCCGACATTCCGGCGGTGGTGGTGACCCAGCCCGAGGCCGAGCTGGCCTTCGTCATGGGGCCGTGCGGCCGGGACGTCTCCGAGGCCGACGCCATGGACGCCGTCTTCGGCTACGTGCCGTTCTTCGACATCTCCAACCGGGGAATGGTGCGCAGGACCCAGTTCCTCCCCAAGGGGCAGAGCACGCACAGCCCCTGCGGCCCCTGGATCACCACCGCCGACGAGGTCCCCGATCCCCACGACCTCACCGTCAAGTCCTGGGTGGGCGGCGAGGCCCGGCAGGACTACAACACCCGCCACATGGCCCACAAGATCCCGGAGCTGGTCTCGTGGCTGTCGCGCTTCGTGCAGCTCCAGCCCGGCGACGTCATCGCCACCGGCACCTACCACGTGGGCCTCGGCCCCATGAACAACGGCGACACCCTGGAGATCGACATCGAGAAGCTCGGCAAGGCACGCTTCACCGTCCGCGCCGACGGCCCGCGCAAGGACACCGAGTGGATGCCGGGCAAGTCGCAGCCGCCCGCCGGGGGCGGGATGTCGAGGGTGTAAGGGCGCCGGACTAGCGTCTTCCCTTCCGGGGCCACTGCTGAGCCGCTGGCAGGCCTTCCTGGCTAGTTCCGTTTCAGTTCCGCCAACTCGTCCCGCAACGCGCGTATCTCGGCCTGCAGGTCCGTCAGGGTCGGTTCGGAGCCGGATGCCGTGGATGGCTTGCTTGCGTCCTCTCCATGGCCGTGGGTCTGCATCGCGTCGACGATGATGCCGATGAACAGGTTCAGGACGGCGAACGACGTGATCAGGATGAACGGCACAAAGAAGAGCCAGGCATACGGGAACACCTGCATCACCGGCCGCACGATACCCATGGACCAGCTCTCCAGGGTCATGATCTGGAACAGTGTATAGGCCGAGCTGCCGATGTTTCCGAACCAGTCCGGGAAGCGGTCGGCGAACAGGTTGGTGGCCATCACCGAGAACACGAAGTAGATCACCAGGAGCAACATCACCACCGAGCCCATGCCCGGCACCGCGTGCAGCAGCGCGCCGACAACGCGGCGCATGGCGGGCACGGTGGATATCAGCCGGAAGACACGAAGGATCCGCAAAGCCCGCATCACAGAGAGAAACTCGGTGGCCGGGATCAGCGCGATGGCCACCACGATGGTGTCGAAGTGGTTCCAGGCGTCGCGAACGAAATCGCGGCGCTGTCCCACCACCTTGAGCAGGATCTCCACCACGAAGATCGCCAGGATCACCCGGTCGGCGAGCTTGAGGAAGCTACCGGCCGCCGCCATGGCCGCCGGACTGGTCTCCAGCGCCAGCACCAGGGCGTTCAGCACGATCAGGATCGTGATCCACTGTTGCGTGGCGCGGTGCTCGACAAATGAGCGGATACGGTCCAAGAGAGTTCGGTCACGGAGGGTTACAGATTCGCCCATCACTCATTCCCGGTTCGGTGCGGGAGTGAACCACAGGAAGCGTGAGGTGACAAGGCGATGGGCGCGGCTCAGGTATCCACCGGCTCGAACACCAGTTCCGGCACCACCACCTCCCATGTGTCGCATTTGGCGGCGTCGCGGTAGCTGGGCTCGGACGCCTCACGGCTCCACGCGATGATCGCCAGCACAGAGGCGGACCGGCAACGCATGCCAGGCGGCGGCTCGAAGCTCGCGGCGAGGCGCCCTACGGTCGTACCGGCGGAGTCCTGCAGTTCCCACCGGCCTCCGTTCACCACCCGTGTTTCCAGCGCGGTGCCGGGCGCCAGCGCGGCGATGGCCCGGTGCGTCATGTGGCGGGCGGCATGGCGCCCGGCGAACCCCAGGTCCACGTCACGGAGAGTGGGCTGGACGTGGCGGTATCGTAGCGAGGGTTGGCAGGAGGGAAGTTCGAGCGGGTCCCGGCGGAGTACGGAGGGACGCGTGAGCAACCCGTCCTGTAGCGGCTGAGCTCCTTCGAAACTCGCGAGCGCAAGGGTCTCCCGCGCCCGCGTCATGGCCACATAGAGGAGCCGCCGCGGCGCGTCGGGGTCGTCGTTGCGTGCCACGCGTTCCCATCCCCCGTCCAACACGGCGACGTGATCGAATTCCAGCCCCTTGGCGCGGTGGGCGGTGAGCAGAAGGAGGCCGCGCTGCCGCCGACGTATCTCACGGCCCCACTCGGCGAACCATTCGATGACGTGGTCTACGGAGGTTTCGCCGCCGCCGGTTTCCAGCGCGTGCTCGTCGATGGCTTGCCGAAGCAGATCCTGCCAAGGGCCGGCCGGGCACGCTTCCACCGCACCGCGCAGTGCTGCGCCGTCCACGAGCCCGGAGTCGCGACCTCGCAGCCATTCGACGAGGTTCCGGGTTTCGCGCAGACGCCAGAAGCCGGGAATCTCCTCGTTGCCCATCTGAACCGGGATTTCGTTGGCCTCGCAGAACGCGCGCACCGGGACCAGATAGCTCCATTCGCGTGCGATCACGGCACAGCGAGCCCAATCCCAGTCGGGTGACCGGGTCGACAGCCGCTGCAACTCCGCCATGACGATCCTCGCCTGCGCCACCGGGTCCCGCGGCGTAGACAGGATTTCAACCCGTCCCCGTCCCACGGGATCCAACTCCTGCCAAGTCCCGCCCGGCGCCTCCTTGGCCCGTGCCGCGTTGATGCGAATGGGATACTCTTCCTTCATCCGATCCCGCGCCGGCCCGATGACGGTGTTGGCCGCGTCGATGATATGGGCGGTGGAGCGGTAGTTCTCGATGAGGTGTACGGGCCGCGGCCCGTAGTCCTCCTGGAAGCGACGGATATACTCCACCGAGGCGCCGTTGAAAGCGTAGATGTTCTGGTCGTCGTCGCCCACCGCGAATACGGTGAGCTTGCCGGCTTCGTCGTCGAGCGTCCGCCCGGCGAGCGCCGAGATCAATTCGTACTGGTCCGCGGCGATGTCCTGATACTCGTCCACCAGGATCCAACGGAAACCAGCCAAAAGACGCGTCCTCTGCTCGTCGGCATCCTCCGGCGCAAGCCCTTGTCCGCGCAGCAGGTCGATGGCCCTTTGCAGCACGTCCCGGAACATATCGTCGTCCGGGCGTTCCTCGCGCCCGGTAAAACTCGCTCCGGCGAGTCGCATGGCCAGGGCATGGCAAGTCATCACGGTCACGCCGCGCGCGTCATCGCCGATCAGCTCCCCGAGGCGGCGGCGGATGTCCACGGCCGCATGCCGGTTGTAGGCCAGCGCCAGGATGCCGCGGGCGTTCTCGCGCCGGGCGCGGATGAGATAGGCGATGCGGTGGACCAGCACACGGGTCTTGCCGGAGCCCGGGCCTGCCAACACCAGCACGTTGGTCTGCTCGCGGTCGTCGGCGACGATGCGCTGCTGCACGGGGTGCTTGAGTTCCTCCACGATAGCCGTCCACGACTCGGGCGTGGTCTGTCTCCCGATCTCGCGGGTGCGTCCGGGCAGCCAGCGTTCGAGGAACGCATCCTGCTTCAGCGCGAAGTAGTCCAGCGCCATCCGGGTCGCATCGGCCACGGCTTTCAGGCCGCGCTCGGCGAACTCCACCATCACGTGGATCTGCATCACCTGTCCGCGGTAGTGAAACGCCAGGGGTGTGAAGTCGGCGTTGGCGAAGCCCCGCCGCTCTTGTTGCAGGTGGATCGTCATGGCAGGCCGGAACACCGTCAACCCCTTGTTGAGACGGATGACCTCCAGCTCGTGCAGCCACAGCAGGGCGCGGTCCAGCAGCCTTGCCGGGTAGCGGATTCTGCTCTTGATCTCCAGGTCGGATACCAGGGCATGGGTGAGCCGGCCCAGGGTGGTCTCCGCCAGCAGGTCCGTGCCGCGGGCGCCTGGCGGCAGGCATTCCAGCAGGTGCTGGAGCAGGAGCCTGGCTCCGTCGCGCCGTATGCGCGCGGTCTCCTCCACTGCTTCCCATTCGCGGTGCAGCGTCACCCGCACGATCTCCGCGTCGAGCTTGCGCGCGGCGAGGCTGCCGGCGGCGCCGTCCTCGCCACGGCCGTCGTAGGCGATGCCCCGGAGGATGCGCCACAGCCGTTCCGGCAGGGGGTCGGTCAGGCCCTCGTCCCGCAGCACCTGGGAGGCCACACGCAGGTGCAGCGACGAGGTGTCGCCCTTGCCCAGGTCCGGCGCCGCGTCGCGCATGTGCCGGATCAGCGCGGTCTCCAGTTCGGTCGCCGCCTCCAGACGCTTCAGGGAAGAGTGTTCCACGCCCGCGTGAACGAACGCGGTCAAGGCCGTGTCGTTGCTGGCGATGTCCAGCCGTTCCAGGTCGTAGAGGGCGTGGCGCACGCCCTCGGGGCTCAGGCCGGACACGCCCATCAGTTCGTCGGTGGAGAGGCCGTCGTCCGGCCTGGCGTCGATCAACGCCGCGGCCACGCGTTCCAACTGGTCGCGATAAGCCGCCGTGACGGGCGCTCGCTGAAGACGTTCGCGCACCTCCTCCGCCGACCGCACGCGCAGTGACGAGGGGAACACCTGCACGCGGTTCTCTTCCCGCGTGAGCAACTGCGCCTCTTCCAGCCACGCGACCGCGGTGCGCACGCGGGTGTCGTCGGTGGCGGAGTCGCGCTCGAACACCTGCTCCTCGTCCTCGCCGAGGATCTCTCCGGCGGTGGCCACCACCTCGCCGCGCATGCGCTTCTTCCGGTCCAGGTTGCGCAGCGCCCGCAGGATGCCGTGGATCTCCGCTCGCGTCAGCCGCGAGCGCGCCGACATGCCGAACTGCCGCTCCACGTCCTCGGCCGAGTACAGCAGCACGCAGCGCGCCTCGGCCCGGTCGCGGCCGGCGCGGCCCGCCTCCTGGAGATAGTTCTCCAGCGACCCCGGGATGTCGGCGTGTATCACCAGCCGCACGTCGGGCTTGTCGATGCCCATGCCGAAGGCGTTGGTGGCGGCGATGGCGTTCAGTTCGCCGCCGATGAAGCGCCGCTGCACGTCCTTCTTGGTCTCCGGCGAGAGCCCCGCGTGGAAATGGTCCGCGGCCACGCCCTTGAGTTGCAGAAACTCCGCTACCTCTTCGCTCTGGCGGCGCGTGGCGCAGTAGATGATGGCGCCGCCGGGCGCTCCCGCCGGCAGGTGCGAGGTCAACACTTGGTGGATGTCGGCGAACTTCGCGCCGCCGGAGGTGGGCATGACCTCGAAGGTCAGGTTGGAGCGCTCGACGCCCCCGTTGATGACCGCCAGCTCGATGCCGAGCCGGTCGCGGAAGTGTCGCGTGATGTCGTTCACTACGTCCGGCTTGGCCGTGGCCGTGAGACACAGCACCGGCGGCGGCTCGCCGTCGGCTCTCTCCCGGATGAACCGGCCCACGTAGAGGTAGTCGGGGCGGAAGTCGTGCCCCCAGCGCGACAGGCAGTGGGCCTCGTCCAGCACCCAGGCGCCTATCTCCCGCTGGCCGAGGGCGCGGCGCAGGGAAGGCGCCCGGAGCTGTTCGGGCGAGCAGAGCAGGATGCCCGCGTCTCCGAGCCGCACCCGGTCCAGGGCGTCGGCGCGCTCGGGCATGGACAAGAGCCCGTTCACGGCTACGCAACAGGCAATGCCGCGTGCCTCCAGTCCGGCCACCTGGTCCGCCATGAGCGCCACCAGGGGCGAGATCACCACCGTCAGCGCGCCGGTCTTGTCGTAGCGCGACAACGCCGGGATCTGGTAGCACAGCGACTTGCCCGTGCCCGTGGGCAGGATCCCGAGCACGTGCCGGCCGGTCATGGACGCCTCGACGATGGTGCGCTGCATCGGCCGTCCGTCGTCGTCCACAGGCTCGGGCCGGAAGTCGTTGAAGCCGAACCAGCGCTTGAGCTCCTTGCGCGGGTCGTGGCGTTCCCGGCACCAGCCGCAGTCAGGCTCCGCGCAGGCCATGTCCCGCAGCCGCCGCACCAGCCGGCCCGCCTCCGGGAACTGGTGGCGCACCCAGGGAGGCATGACCGAATTGCCGCCGGCCACCGAAAGCCACGCCAGCGCATACGCCAGGGACCAGCGGGAGCGGGCCGTCGCCGCCGGCTCCTTGGCTTGGGCCGGTCCGTCCGCCTGCGCCGCCACCACCTCGGCCGCCTGGACGGCGCAGCCGGCGCCTTCAAGCCGCCTCCGGATGGCGGCGCGCGCTGCGGCATCCGACGGGCGGCCCGCGCCGCCGCGGAGATCGGAGAAAACCGCGTCCAGCGTGCGATCCGCGCCCTTCGGAGAGGGCATGACCAGCCAGTGCCACGCCGTCAGGAGATCGGCGTCCGCTTCCTTGAGTGCCCTTCGTTGGTCCCCGAACACCCCAAGCGCCAGGCGGGCGTCCAACTCGGGATCGTTCACCTGCCGGCGCCGCAGCCCGCCGTCCTGGTAGTGCTTGACGAGGTGGTGATAGGGGTTCCGCGGGAAGGCTAGAGGGTTCAGGCGTAACGTGTCCACTACCGGCAGCCGAAGGAGCCGCAGGTCGGGCTTCGCGGCCCGCAGGTGGGACAGGTCGAAGGCGATCAGGTTATGTCCGAGAAGGAAAGAGGCGCCGTCGGCAAATGCATCGAGTCTGTCGAGGGCCAGGTTCAGGTCGCCGCCGGAATAGGTCAGAGGGCGTCCGGTATCCTCGCGCACGGCACCGAAAGCGTGAATCGTCTCATCGTTCTTACCGACCTCCAGATCCAGCGCGAGGCAGCCCGAGAGGATAGGATCGCGTTCCCCGGTTCCCAACCGTACCTCCTCGAATGCGTCATTCCCACGGAACAGGCCGTGTCAAACTCCCTACGCAAACATGTCACAATACGTCATTCCCGCGGAAGCGGGAATCCAGGGGCTGTGGTGGGGCTTTACATACCGGCTTATGAATACGCGAGGACACTTGGGTTGAACTAGAAACTCAACGAGATGTCCCGGTGGTGCGACAGGCAGGCGGCCACTTCCTTGGCCGTCGAGGTCGGCAGGCGTTCGAGCTGGCGGATGCCTATGGTTTCGCGCAGGGCGTCCTCGTAGGCGGCCAGACCGGGGTCCAGGTCACGGGCGGCGCGGGAGCGCCATTGCAGCTCCCGCTCCAACTCGGCCACCGCATCCCCCAGCCGCTTCTCGGCGCGTTGCCGGCCGGAGGCGCCGCGCCTCGCGTCCGAGCGCGCCTTCGAGAGGTTTTCCCGCAAGTCGTGGGTTCCGGGAACGGCGCGGAGTGCCCGCTCGGCGTCGCGGATCGCGGCGCCCGCCTGTTGAGGCGGTTGCGTGCTCAATATCTCCGGCAAGGCCTTGATCTTCGCGCCGGCTGCTTCCAGGGCCGGAACCTTGGCGAGCGTCTCGCGCACCGTTCGAACCGACGAGGCGGCATCGTCGACATTGCGCCGGTAGTCGCGGCGGGCGGTGTTTTCCTTCTTCTCCAGTGCTAGGTAGCGCTTGCGCAGCTCCTTCTCTCCCTCCGGGCGCGTCGCCTCCACCTGTTCCCTTCGCTTCGTCAGCTCCTCGACCTCGTGGCGCAACTCCGCTACCACCTCGGCGTCGGCATTCCGTCCCATCCGCCGGATGGTGGTCCGGATCTCGCGGATCTCCCGGTCGATGCGCCGCTCGTCCGCGTTGATCCTCCGGACCACGGCATGGGTGGACTTGTAGGTCTCCCCGAACGCCTTTCGTTCCGCGTCGGTACGGCGGACCTCGGAAACCAGGTCGAAGGTGCGCGCGGCCTTTTCCATGCCGCCCGTCAGGCTCTTGCGCACTTTCTCCGGGAGATAGCTCGTATCGAGGCCTTGAGCGGTCCGTATGCTTGCCCGGATGGTCTCGGCGTCGCGATCGTACTGCTCGAACAGGTACTGTTCCAGGCAGCGCTGGAGGCGCGGGTTCCGCGGCGGCGGCGCGGTCTCCCCGGTGAGCGACGTGCGTGCCGGCAGGTAGTTCACGAGGGGAGGATAGAACCCGACGATGCCCAGGGCCACGAGCTGCAGCGCGATGAACGCCACCACGCCCCGGTAGATGTCCGTGGTCAGCACCGAGGGCGGGGCGACGCCGCGCAGGTAGAACAGGGCGAAGCCGAACGGCGGCGTCAGGAAGGAGGTCTGCATGTTGACGCCGATCATGACGCCGAGCCACACCGCGGTGATGTTGGCGGAGGGATCCGACAGCAGGATGGGCGCCACGATGGGCACCACCACCACCGCGATCTCGATGAAGTCGAGGAAGAAGCCGAGGATGAAGATCACCGCCATGACCACCACGAACTGGGTCCAGAAACCGCCCGGCAGGGTGGTCAGGAACTCCTTCACCAGCTCCTCGCCGCCGAAGCCTCGGAACGCCGCCGTGAGCATGGCCGCGCCCAGCAGGATGATGAAGACCATGGCCGTGGTCTTGGCGGTCTCCACCATGACGCCCGCGAGCATCCGTTCCGTGCGGTAGGCGCGCCAGCCGCTCCACACCACCGCCACCAGCAGTCCGGTCACCGCGATGGCGGCGGCGATGACGCCAGCCGCCTCGTAGGCGCCGTGGACGGTGCGTATGTTCAGGTCGACGGTCGCCAGCAGGACGAACAGCGCGATCAGGGAGACGCCCGCGATGATGGCAGGCGTGAAGGACCCGCGCTGTCCTTCGGTCAGCCGGTATCCGGCCATGATGGTGGCGCCGACGGCGCCGATGGCGCCGGCCTGGTTGACCGTGGCGATGCCGGCGATGATCGACCCGAGCACTGCCAGGATCAGCGCCAGGGGCGGCACCAGCGCCAGCACCACCTTGAGGGCGAACTCGCGATCGAAGCGCCCCTCCATGGGGATGGCCGGCGCGCTGCCGGGCCGGATGAGCGCCACCGCCAGGATATAGATGACGTACAGGCCCACCAGCACCAGCCCGGGCACGATGGCGCCCAGGAACATGTCGCCGGCGCTGGCCGAGGTGATGTCGAACTCCGTGGGCATGACGAAGTTGCCGGTGGCGGCCTTGTAGTCCACCTGCCGCAACGTGCTCGCCTGGTCGGTGGCGTTGGAGAGCTGGTCGGCCAGGATGATCAGCACGACCGAGGGCGGGATGATCTGGCCCAGGGTCCCGGCCGCGGAGATGGTCCCGGTGGCGAGCTGCCGCGAGTAGCCGTTGCGCAGCATGGCGGGCAGCGAGATCAGGCCCATGGCCACCACGGTGGCGCCGAGAATGCCGGTGGTGGCGGCGAGCAGGGCCCCCACCAGCACCACCGAGATGCCGAGACCGCCCGGCACCGGCCCGAACAGGCGCGCCATGGTCACCAGCAGGTCCTCGGCGATCTTGGAGCGCTGCAGCATGATGCCCATGAACACGAACAGCGGCACGGCGATGATGGTGTCGCGTTCGACCTCCCAGTAGACCCCGCGGAAGTTGGTGACGCCGGCGGTGAGCCACTGGACGGGGCCGTCCTGGGCGAAGAAGGAGTGGGTGTCGCCGGTGAAGACGTAGCCGGCCACCGCGGCCAGCCCGATGGTCAGGATGGCCGAGCCGGGGAGCGCGAACGCCACCGGGAAACCCGATGCCAGGGCCGCGGCCATGGCCAGGATCAGCAGTGCGAGGAAGAACAGTTCCACGTCAGGACGGCTCGGGTGTTGGATGACTTGCGGCTTGGCCGCGCAGGACGGCCATGGCGTCCAGGAAGTACGCCAGGAACTGCGTCATCATGGAGACGGCGTAGACGGCGAGGAACCCCGCCATCAGGTACTTGACGTAGAGGCCGAAGCCGCTCTGCGACGTCTCGAAGTAGAGCAGCGGGCTGTTGATGACCGACGCCTTGCCCGACATGCCCACGGCAAGGATGGTCCAGCACAGCGGCACGCCCAGGACCATGGAGCCCCACGCGTTGACCAGGGCCTTGCGCCGTTCGCTGAAGTGGGTGAACAGGACATCCACGCGCACGTGGCCCCCCGCGACGAGCGTGTGGGCGCTGGCGAACAGGAACAGCGCGGCATACCAGAAACGTACCAGGTCGCCCATGAAGGCCTGCTCGTAGGAGAAGATGAAGCGCGCGATGACGATCTGGAACTCGGCCACCACCACCAGCAGCGAAAGCCAGATGAAGTCGAGCCCCCGCTTGAAGCACGCGATCACCGCCGCGATGAGTATCAGGGGGAGATGCACGTAGGTGCCGCGTAAGCGGGAGATGCCCAGTTGCTGTGCCAGCGTGTCGCCGAAAACCGCGGGCAACAGTCCTTCCACGCGCAGGAAGGAAATGATGCCGTCGACGATGCCGATCAGGAACGTTGCCCAGAACGCCGTGCCGATGATATAGGCGGTGACCGCGCTGAGCAGCGCGGCGTCCGAGGCGAAGGGCCGGTCGCGCGTCCTGAGCGCGAGGACGATGACGGCGACTACCGTGAGGACATAGCTGGCGAGCTGCAGCCATGCCTGGAGCGCCGCCGTTCCGCGCAACGGTCCGCCCATGAAGACGCGCCCCGCGCCGGGCCAGCCCTGCCAGAAGTCGAGGTAGTTGTTGAAGAGGTAAACAAAGGTCGTCGCGGCCAGCGACAGCGCCAACGCGCGATAGAGCGCATTCGCCGTGCCGGGTCGGTTGCCGTCCGCGTCCGACCGAGCCCTTGCCACCGTGGAGAAACCTGGTGCGAACCGGGAGCCCGTCGCGACGATCAGACAAGCTCCCGGACTACGGGCCGGTCCCCGCGCACGGTGCCGGCCCGCAGTTCCATGTGTTTAGCCGGACATGCCCAGCACGCGGTTGCGCTGTGCCACGTATGCCTGGTCGGAGACGTTCGACCAGCCGCCGATTTCCTCGCGCGCCTTGACGAAGCTCTCGTGGATGCGCCGGGCAAGGGCGCTGTGCCCCACTACCCCGGCAAAGACTTCCTCGGCCGCCTTGCCGAACGAGTCGTAGATGTCGTCGTTGAACCTGCGCAACTGGACTCCCTGGTCGCGCCTCAGCCGGGCCAGCGCGGCGCCGTTCTTGGCGTTGTACTCGGACATCATCACGTCGTTCTCCATGCCGGCCGCGGCCTCGATCAACGTCTGATCCGACTTCGACAACGACTCCCAGAACTTCTTGTTGAAGCCCGCCGACAACATCGAGCCGGGCTCGTGCATGCCGGGATAGTAGTAGTACTTGGCGGCCTCGTAGAACTTCATGACCTCGTCGTTCCAGGGTCCCACCCATTCGGTGGCGTCGATGGCGCCCGAGACCAGGTTCTCGTAGATCTGCCCGCCCGGCAGAGACACCGGCGAGGCGCCGAGCTTCGCCATGACGTCGCCGCCCAGGCCCGGGATACGCATCTTGAGGCCCTTGAGGTCGTCCGCGTCGTTGATCTCCTTGCGGAACCAGCCGCCCATCTGGACGCCCGTGTTGCCGCACATGACACCCTTGAGTCCGAATTCCCCGGCCAACTCGTCCCACAGCTCCTGCCCGCCGCCGAAACGGACCCAGCCGTTGAACTCGGTGTACGTGAGCCCGAAGGGCACCGACGTGAAATAGGCCCAGCCGGGATGCTTCCCCTTCCAGTAGTAGTCGGCCGCGTGGTAGGCCTGCGCGTTGCCCGAGGCCACCTCGTCGAACGAGTCGAAGGCGCCGACGCGCTCGCCCGCGGCGAAGTAGCTCACCTGGATGCGGCCGTCGCTCATGTCGTTGAGGCGCTTGGCGAAACGCTGCGCGCCGGTGCCGAGACCCGGGAAGTCCCGCGGCCAAGTGGTGACGATAGCGATCTCGACGCGGTCCTTCATGGCCGCGGGGGCCTTCTGGGCCTGGACCAGCTTGCCGCTCGACAAGACCGTAGCGGCCGTGCCGACCGCGGCGCCTGTGATAAAGTCACGACGTTTCATGTGATCCTCCTTGTTCAAGAGTTGTCCGTCATCTGGACCGGAAATACTACGACAACCGGGAGCTTGGTGCAACGATAAACTCCCATGCTGCGTGCCTGGCGGATTGCATATCGTCAGTGGCGTTCACGAACGCTGGTCACGAGCAGGCCGAACGTGGCGAACGCCAGCGCCGACCCCATGAGCATGGCCAGCGTCATGTTGTCCAGCCACGTGATCAGCAGTCCCATGGCCACCGGTGTGGTCTGGGCCGCCACGTAGTGCATGGACATGATGAGGCCGCTCGCCTCGCCCAGCCGGCCCTTGGCGGCGGAGTCCTGCGCCAGCGCCACCACCAGCGAGGGGACCGGAGACTTGGACAGGCCCAGGAGACAGATGCCCGCGGCCAGGGCCAACGGATGGGTAAGCCAGCCGTAGACGGCCAACACCACCAGCACGCCGGGGAAAGCGCCCATGAGAATGATGCGCTTCCGTCCCAGGCGGTCTGACAGTATTCCCAGCACCATGGCTCCGAGGATGGGGGTGGCGCCCCAGGCCGCCATGACCAGACCCGCCTCGTCGAGCGTCAGTTTCACGACCTCGCGCAGAAACGTCGGGGTCCAGGAAGAGGTGATCCAGAACACCGAGCCGCCGAAGAACTGCGCCGCGGCCAGAAGGACCATGTTCCGGTTCATCATCCGCGGCTTCCGGACGCTCGCCGTGCGAGGGGCCGTTTGCGCCCGGGCCGGTTCCCGGATGCGCAGCCACTGGATCAACGCAATGGTGGCGGCGATGCAGCCCACGGTGGCCATGGCGCCGCGCCAGCC contains the following coding sequences:
- a CDS encoding TRAP transporter small permease subunit yields the protein MARARSDADGNRPGTANALYRALALSLAATTFVYLFNNYLDFWQGWPGAGRVFMGGPLRGTAALQAWLQLASYVLTVVAVIVLALRTRDRPFASDAALLSAVTAYIIGTAFWATFLIGIVDGIISFLRVEGLLPAVFGDTLAQQLGISRLRGTYVHLPLILIAAVIACFKRGLDFIWLSLLVVVAEFQIVIARFIFSYEQAFMGDLVRFWYAALFLFASAHTLVAGGHVRVDVLFTHFSERRKALVNAWGSMVLGVPLCWTILAVGMSGKASVINSPLLYFETSQSGFGLYVKYLMAGFLAVYAVSMMTQFLAYFLDAMAVLRGQAASHPTPEPS
- a CDS encoding TRAP transporter substrate-binding protein produces the protein MKRRDFITGAAVGTAATVLSSGKLVQAQKAPAAMKDRVEIAIVTTWPRDFPGLGTGAQRFAKRLNDMSDGRIQVSYFAAGERVGAFDSFDEVASGNAQAYHAADYYWKGKHPGWAYFTSVPFGLTYTEFNGWVRFGGGQELWDELAGEFGLKGVMCGNTGVQMGGWFRKEINDADDLKGLKMRIPGLGGDVMAKLGASPVSLPGGQIYENLVSGAIDATEWVGPWNDEVMKFYEAAKYYYYPGMHEPGSMLSAGFNKKFWESLSKSDQTLIEAAAGMENDVMMSEYNAKNGAALARLRRDQGVQLRRFNDDIYDSFGKAAEEVFAGVVGHSALARRIHESFVKAREEIGGWSNVSDQAYVAQRNRVLGMSG
- a CDS encoding MFS transporter, whose amino-acid sequence is MTTTPESSRTDWGSVLVAALSAVGPAMVVAVLGIGLPEIRASLDLSRVGAGTLFTAIFVAAACASWSAGRLSDSLGRRRVLVFGGLALGTGFGLVSTIQSYWVAVALLALAGLGYGAITAAVLSLVSDLLPTRRGLGMGMLSATYGLGSVSGPIVAAAIIQRFGWRGAMATVGCIAATIALIQWLRIREPARAQTAPRTASVRKPRMMNRNMVLLAAAQFFGGSVFWITSSWTPTFLREVVKLTLDEAGLVMAAWGATPILGAMVLGILSDRLGRKRIILMGAFPGVLVVLAVYGWLTHPLALAAGICLLGLSKSPVPSLVVALAQDSAAKGRLGEASGLIMSMHYVAAQTTPVAMGLLITWLDNMTLAMLMGSALAFATFGLLVTSVRERH